The Anabaena sp. WA102 genome contains a region encoding:
- a CDS encoding tetratricopeptide repeat protein, translating to MNKHSFLNSGIQNNQVCLSDQNNSCHQSERLQDGNESMLEERYLRSCALKLAQQGDYTKAIALLSHLIDHHPENAVDYNNRGLIYFQSGDSQKAISDYNKALDLNSKLASAYNNRANYYAACGQLTDALADYEQALDLNPHHVRAWINRSITLRDLGTYAEAIENLEIAMLFGQLKGNIWAERGRTYHLWGDWNCAVADYRRALAGLPSLNHQDVSGYRLRLQVETWLNELLFFED from the coding sequence ATGAATAAGCACTCTTTTTTAAATTCTGGTATTCAAAACAATCAAGTATGTCTTTCTGATCAAAACAATTCTTGTCATCAATCTGAGCGATTACAGGATGGTAATGAATCAATGTTAGAAGAACGTTATTTACGCTCTTGTGCTTTGAAGTTAGCACAACAAGGGGATTATACCAAAGCGATCGCTCTGTTAAGTCACCTGATTGACCATCATCCCGAAAATGCTGTTGATTACAATAACCGGGGACTAATTTATTTTCAAAGTGGTGATAGTCAAAAAGCCATCTCCGATTATAACAAAGCCTTGGATCTAAATTCTAAATTAGCTAGTGCTTACAATAATCGGGCTAATTATTACGCTGCTTGTGGTCAATTAACGGACGCATTAGCTGATTATGAACAAGCATTGGATCTCAATCCCCATCATGTTCGGGCTTGGATTAATCGTAGTATTACTTTACGCGATTTGGGAACCTATGCTGAAGCTATTGAAAACTTGGAAATTGCGATGCTATTTGGTCAACTTAAAGGCAATATTTGGGCGGAACGGGGACGGACTTATCATCTCTGGGGTGATTGGAATTGTGCGGTTGCCGATTATCGTCGCGCATTGGCAGGTCTACCATCTTTAAATCATCAAGATGTTTCTGGTTATCGCTTGCGTTTACAAGTCGAAACCTGGTTAAATGAGTTGCTGTTTTTTGAAGACTAA
- the psaM gene encoding photosystem I reaction center subunit XII yields the protein MPISDTQVYIALVVALIPGILAWRLATELYK from the coding sequence ATGCCTATCTCAGATACTCAAGTTTACATTGCCTTGGTTGTAGCACTAATTCCAGGAATTCTAGCTTGGCGTTTGGCTACAGAACTATACAAATAA
- a CDS encoding FGGY-family carbohydrate kinase, whose translation MTLSLGIDFGTSGARGVVIDEEGCVLSEMRHYWLVETIDWVKCWREALWSLLGQIPEALRGEIGAIAINGTSSTILLTDGAGEPVDAPLLYNDGRGAAALEQLSRIAPDNHTVLSATSSLAKLLWMQALPDFAKARYLLHQADWLGFLLHGELGISDYHNALKLGYDVEKLQYPEWLEQLEIPLQLPQVLTPGTAIGELLPRIAADFGFKGDCLVVAGTTDSIAAFLASGAKFPGEAVTSLGSTLVLKLLSRQRIEDARYGIYSHRLGDLWLTGGASNTGGAVLKHFFSNVELVRLSAEIDPTQPSELDYYPLLKPGDRFPINDPQLLPRLEPRPDQNKEFLHGLLESMARIETRGYELLQNLGADSLTHIYTAGGGATNSTWTAIRQRYLKVPVVSSIHTEAAYGAALLAMGKVQI comes from the coding sequence ATGACTTTATCCCTTGGTATTGACTTTGGCACTTCTGGCGCACGGGGTGTGGTAATTGATGAAGAAGGTTGCGTTTTGTCGGAAATGCGTCATTATTGGCTGGTTGAGACTATTGATTGGGTAAAATGTTGGCGAGAGGCTTTATGGAGTCTATTAGGGCAAATTCCGGAGGCTTTAAGGGGGGAAATAGGGGCGATCGCTATTAATGGGACTTCTTCTACTATTTTGCTGACTGATGGGGCTGGAGAGCCTGTAGACGCGCCGCTATTGTACAACGATGGTCGGGGTGCGGCGGCTTTAGAACAGTTGAGTCGGATTGCTCCAGATAATCACACTGTGTTAAGTGCTACATCTAGTCTAGCGAAACTCCTCTGGATGCAAGCATTACCTGATTTTGCAAAAGCCAGATATTTACTACATCAAGCCGATTGGCTGGGGTTTCTTTTGCATGGAGAGTTAGGTATTAGCGATTACCACAACGCTTTGAAGCTAGGTTATGATGTAGAAAAATTGCAATACCCAGAATGGTTGGAACAGTTAGAAATTCCTCTCCAGTTACCACAAGTGTTAACACCGGGAACTGCTATTGGTGAATTACTTCCCAGGATTGCGGCTGATTTTGGCTTTAAAGGCGATTGTTTGGTGGTTGCTGGCACAACAGATAGTATTGCGGCTTTTCTAGCCAGTGGAGCTAAATTTCCGGGGGAAGCGGTAACTTCGCTGGGTTCAACTTTAGTGCTAAAACTTTTAAGTCGTCAAAGAATTGAAGATGCGCGATATGGAATTTATAGCCATCGTTTAGGTGATTTGTGGCTAACTGGAGGTGCTTCTAATACAGGAGGTGCTGTTTTAAAGCATTTTTTCAGCAATGTTGAGTTAGTGAGGTTAAGCGCGGAAATTGATCCAACTCAACCCAGTGAGTTAGATTATTACCCATTATTGAAACCAGGCGATCGCTTTCCCATTAATGATCCCCAATTATTACCCAGACTAGAACCGCGTCCCGATCAAAATAAAGAATTTCTACATGGTTTATTAGAAAGTATGGCGAGAATAGAAACTAGAGGATATGAACTATTACAAAATCTAGGTGCAGATTCTTTAACCCATATTTATACTGCTGGTGGTGGTGCGACTAATTCCACTTGGACAGCTATTCGTCAACGTTATTTAAAAGTACCAGTTGTTTCATCAATTCATACAGAAGCAGCTTATGGAGCAGCACTTTTAGCAATGGGAAAAGTACAGATTTAG